The following coding sequences are from one Microbacterium wangchenii window:
- a CDS encoding ABC transporter — protein MSDPRSSYGDPVDEPTDAERDADVVGRAREGLAEAEAARADLPAEQTEPDRPADAPETVVVEETVVVQERVEDEPDDDRWAMYAASADESTRADDIPVEDARRADVRADDTPTQVAAAPVVTPSEPASQPASQSASAYPGAQPIFVQAPEAPRPRGNRGAAGAIGLLAALVFAVLYLAAALGLGLLDGVIELTDVPETALAGLTTWSLWVPVVVFFLAFWLLGAVINRGRWGHWVVWGLLVGFAAYAGHILGAFFEAPFWMLTEREGAQLLEAEVLAPLAIVAFVLGRELTIWFGAWVAARGRRVTELNEEAQREYERTLEAGPQLHRA, from the coding sequence ATGAGTGACCCCAGATCGTCGTACGGCGACCCTGTCGACGAACCGACGGACGCCGAGCGCGACGCCGACGTGGTCGGCCGCGCACGGGAGGGGCTCGCCGAGGCCGAAGCCGCGCGCGCAGACCTTCCCGCCGAGCAGACCGAGCCCGACCGTCCCGCCGACGCGCCCGAGACCGTCGTGGTGGAAGAGACCGTGGTCGTCCAGGAGCGCGTCGAGGACGAACCCGACGACGACCGCTGGGCGATGTACGCCGCGTCCGCCGACGAGTCCACGCGCGCCGACGACATCCCCGTGGAGGACGCCCGCCGCGCCGACGTGCGCGCCGACGACACCCCCACGCAGGTCGCCGCCGCGCCCGTCGTGACCCCGAGCGAGCCGGCGTCCCAGCCGGCCTCCCAGTCGGCTTCGGCCTACCCCGGTGCGCAGCCGATCTTCGTGCAGGCGCCCGAAGCCCCCCGGCCCCGCGGGAACCGCGGTGCCGCCGGCGCCATCGGCCTGCTCGCCGCTCTCGTCTTCGCCGTGCTGTACCTCGCGGCCGCACTCGGCCTGGGGCTGCTCGACGGGGTCATCGAGCTCACCGACGTGCCGGAGACCGCATTGGCAGGGCTGACCACGTGGTCGCTGTGGGTGCCGGTCGTGGTGTTCTTCCTGGCGTTCTGGCTCCTGGGCGCGGTCATCAACCGCGGCCGGTGGGGTCACTGGGTGGTGTGGGGCCTGCTCGTCGGGTTCGCCGCCTACGCCGGTCACATCCTCGGCGCGTTCTTCGAGGCGCCGTTCTGGATGCTGACCGAACGTGAGGGCGCACAGCTCCTCGAAGCCGAGGTGCTCGCGCCGCTGGCGATCGTCGCCTTCGTGCTCGGCCGCGAGCTGACGATCTGGTTCGGCGCGTGGGTCGCTGCGCGCGGGCGCCGCGTCACGGAGCTGAACGAAGAGGCGCAGCGCGAGTACGAGCGCACGCTCGAGGCCGGCCCGCAGCTGCACCGCGCCTGA
- a CDS encoding spermidine/putrescine ABC transporter substrate-binding protein, whose amino-acid sequence MERSLETQVSQAVDAWLRWLPRWEPATHRGRVAPCRRCFGSPVLSAAGLGADVPHGVQHGLSTRVKAIVDAAVADYTARNLPMLQAELEQQAARNRARSYRPAEGLEPEFEGLPLDPDPVPGAPFLFTVSGLAAEEEAAIPALPPLSDEAKAALRQEVGLADDYANMIGREVCAILLHHRLRIQGAVSEFVEPQIAAMLEELTRSLDSPFDPHDPGPPTP is encoded by the coding sequence GTGGAGCGCTCGCTCGAGACGCAGGTCAGCCAGGCGGTGGACGCCTGGCTCCGCTGGCTGCCGCGCTGGGAGCCGGCGACCCACCGTGGGCGGGTCGCACCGTGCCGCCGCTGCTTCGGATCGCCGGTGCTCTCGGCGGCGGGGCTCGGCGCCGACGTCCCGCACGGCGTGCAGCACGGGCTGTCCACGAGGGTCAAGGCGATCGTCGACGCCGCGGTCGCCGACTACACCGCGCGCAACCTCCCGATGTTGCAGGCCGAGCTCGAGCAGCAGGCCGCGCGCAACCGGGCACGCAGTTACCGCCCGGCCGAGGGGCTCGAGCCCGAGTTCGAGGGGCTGCCGCTGGATCCCGATCCGGTGCCGGGCGCGCCGTTCCTGTTCACGGTGTCCGGCCTGGCCGCCGAGGAGGAGGCCGCCATCCCCGCCCTCCCGCCGCTGAGCGATGAGGCGAAGGCGGCCCTGCGGCAGGAGGTGGGTCTGGCCGACGACTACGCGAACATGATCGGCCGCGAGGTCTGCGCGATCCTCCTGCATCACCGCCTGCGCATCCAGGGGGCCGTGTCGGAGTTCGTCGAGCCGCAGATCGCCGCGATGCTCGAGGAGCTGACCCGATCGCTGGACTCCCCGTTCGATCCCCACGACCCGGGGCCGCCGACGCCCTGA
- a CDS encoding serine/threonine-protein kinase has protein sequence MPTRLPAAPPILPGLAYIRPLGSGGFADVFLYEQDMPRRSVAVKVLPSDVRDPDLLRMFNAEADVLAQLSAHPSIVTVYQAGISADGRPYIVMEYCPGSLAQRYRVERIPVPEVLAIGVKMASALETAHRAGLVHRDVKPSNILITTFGAPVLADFGIASALTRQTADEVLAMSVPWSAPEVVAEQTAGTVPSEVWSLGATIYSLLAGHSPFERLERGQNTREQLRRRIARASYTQIARADVPPSLQTLLARTMSRDARDRFASALELGQALRVVQAELGLPVTPLEVAADEWAPGARSVDFSDSSVRGPVRSSVEHSGRRKSRSSSGVAGLARDEDTEISSPERRTRTAVPWVLGAAALIAGAAVTVTALFATGIL, from the coding sequence TTGCCGACACGCCTGCCCGCCGCGCCTCCGATCCTTCCCGGCCTGGCGTACATCCGCCCGCTCGGATCGGGGGGTTTCGCCGACGTCTTCCTGTACGAGCAGGACATGCCGCGCCGCAGCGTCGCGGTCAAAGTGCTCCCGAGCGACGTGCGCGATCCCGATCTGCTGCGCATGTTCAACGCCGAGGCCGACGTCCTCGCCCAGCTGTCGGCGCATCCCTCGATCGTGACGGTCTACCAGGCCGGCATCTCCGCGGATGGACGGCCGTACATCGTGATGGAGTACTGCCCGGGGTCTCTCGCGCAGCGCTACCGTGTGGAGCGGATCCCCGTGCCCGAGGTGCTCGCCATCGGGGTGAAGATGGCCAGCGCACTGGAGACCGCACACCGCGCGGGCCTCGTGCACCGTGACGTCAAACCCAGCAACATCCTCATCACCACCTTCGGCGCCCCCGTGCTGGCCGACTTCGGAATCGCGTCGGCCCTGACCCGCCAGACCGCCGACGAGGTGCTCGCGATGAGCGTGCCGTGGAGCGCGCCGGAGGTCGTCGCCGAGCAGACCGCCGGCACCGTGCCCAGCGAAGTGTGGAGCCTGGGCGCCACGATCTACTCGCTGCTGGCCGGTCACAGCCCCTTCGAACGGCTCGAGCGCGGTCAGAACACGCGCGAGCAGCTGCGCCGGCGGATCGCGCGCGCGAGCTACACCCAGATCGCACGTGCCGACGTGCCGCCCTCGCTGCAGACGCTCCTAGCCCGCACCATGAGCCGCGACGCGCGGGATCGCTTCGCCAGCGCGCTGGAGCTCGGGCAGGCGCTGCGGGTCGTGCAGGCCGAGCTGGGGCTGCCGGTCACGCCGCTGGAGGTGGCGGCGGACGAATGGGCCCCGGGAGCACGCTCGGTGGACTTCTCCGACTCCTCGGTGCGCGGTCCGGTGCGCAGCTCGGTCGAGCACAGCGGACGGCGGAAGTCGCGCTCGTCCTCGGGGGTCGCCGGTCTCGCGCGGGATGAGGACACCGAGATCTCGTCCCCGGAGCGGCGCACGCGCACGGCGGTGCCGTGGGTGCTGGGGGCAGCCGCCCTCATCGCGGGGGCCGCCGTGACCGTGACGGCCCTGTTCGCGACGGGGATCCTCTGA
- the rpoC gene encoding DNA-directed RNA polymerase subunit beta' — protein sequence MLESTTFDQLRIGLATADDIRRWSYGEVKKPETINYRTLKPEKDGLFGEQIFGPSRDWECACGKYKRVRFKGIVCERCGVEVTKSSVRRERMGHIELAAPVTHIWYFKGVPSRLGYLLDMAPKDLEKVIYFAAYMVISVDEDARHRDLPTQENNIRLELKTLGDRRDSKIAARLAKLEEELAALEAEGAKADQKKKVKDAAEKEMSQIRKGADEQIAKLERVWEDFRTLEVGTLKPEDDVFHELQDRFGQYFEAHMGAESIKRRLEAFDLQAEAENLRLQISEGKGQRKIRAIKRLKVVSSFLQTGMSPASMVLDVVPVIPPELRPMVQLDGGRFATSDLNDLYRRVINRNNRLRRLIDLGAPEIIVNNEKRMLQEAVDALFDNGRRGRPVTGTGNRALKSLSDMLKGKQGRFRQNLLGKRVDYSGRSVIVVGPQLKLHQCGLPKQMALELFKPFVIKRLIDLGHSQNIKAAKRAVERTRPEVWDVLEEIIRERPVLLNRAPTLHRLGIQAFEPQLVEGKAIQLHPLVCAAFNADFDGDQMAVHLPLSVEAQAEARILMLASNNILKPSDGRPVTLPSQDMIIGLHHLTTLKEGATGEGRVFGSVGEAILAKDEGTLDLQAKVRIRIPGLSFLEGQAPEGYERHGLVDTSLGQAIFNDTLPKGYPFVREQADKGKLSQIVNKLAEEYPKVEVAATLDRIKDAGFYWATRSGVTVALSDILTPPNKKEIVAGYEKQAAKVQAQYEKGLTTDAERRQELIKIWTEATDEVQKAMRDNFPEDNTINRMVSSGARGNWLQIRNIAGMRGLVNNPKGEIIPRPIISSYREGLSVAEYFIATHGARKGLADTALRTADSGYLTRRLVDVSQDVIIREEDCGTSKGLELPIAAAGADGTLVKDANVENSVFARTLSSDVVDAQGTVLAEAGDDVGDVLINKLVEAGVENIKVRSVLTCDSAVGVCAKCYGRSLATGKMVDIGEAVGIIAAQSIGEPGTQLTMRTFHTGGSASAEDITQGLPRVQELFEARTPKGASPIAEADGRIVIDETDKAKKVILTPDNGDEPVVYPVLKRATLLVEDGQHVSVGQPLLVGTLDPKEVMRVQGAREVQKYLVNGVQGVYRSQGVPIHDKHIEVIVRQMLRKVTVVDHGDTTLLPGELVDFKKYQNINRETVAEGKRPASGRPELMGITKASLATESWLSAASFQETTRVLTQAAMEGKSDPLVGLKENVIIGKLIPAGTGLAKYRNVTVEATEEAKSERYPNRIFASDGAYSDADLSYVDFDSFSTDDFTPGTYN from the coding sequence GTGCTCGAATCAACCACTTTCGATCAGCTTCGCATCGGCCTGGCTACGGCTGACGACATCCGTCGTTGGTCCTACGGCGAGGTCAAGAAGCCCGAGACCATCAACTACCGCACGCTCAAGCCGGAGAAGGACGGTCTCTTCGGCGAGCAGATCTTCGGACCCTCCCGCGACTGGGAGTGCGCGTGCGGCAAGTACAAGCGCGTGCGCTTCAAGGGCATCGTGTGCGAGCGCTGCGGCGTGGAGGTCACCAAGTCCTCTGTCCGCCGCGAGCGCATGGGCCACATCGAGCTCGCCGCACCCGTGACCCACATCTGGTACTTCAAGGGCGTCCCCTCGCGCCTGGGGTACCTGCTGGACATGGCTCCGAAGGACCTCGAGAAGGTCATCTACTTCGCCGCCTACATGGTCATCTCCGTCGATGAGGATGCGCGTCACCGCGACCTCCCCACGCAGGAGAACAACATCCGTCTCGAGCTGAAGACGCTCGGCGACCGTCGCGACTCCAAGATCGCGGCCCGCCTGGCCAAGCTGGAGGAGGAGCTCGCCGCTCTCGAGGCGGAAGGTGCCAAGGCCGACCAGAAGAAGAAGGTCAAGGACGCCGCCGAGAAGGAGATGTCCCAGATCCGCAAGGGCGCCGACGAGCAGATCGCCAAGCTCGAGCGCGTGTGGGAGGACTTCCGCACGCTCGAGGTCGGCACGCTCAAGCCCGAGGACGACGTCTTCCACGAGCTGCAGGACCGGTTCGGTCAGTACTTCGAGGCCCACATGGGCGCGGAGTCGATCAAGCGGCGCCTGGAGGCGTTCGACCTGCAGGCCGAGGCCGAGAACCTGCGCCTGCAGATCTCCGAGGGCAAGGGCCAGCGCAAGATCCGTGCGATCAAGCGCCTGAAGGTCGTCAGTTCGTTCCTGCAGACCGGCATGAGCCCGGCCTCGATGGTGCTCGACGTCGTTCCGGTGATCCCGCCGGAGCTGCGCCCGATGGTGCAGCTGGACGGTGGCCGCTTCGCGACCAGCGACCTCAACGACCTGTACCGCCGCGTGATCAACCGCAACAACCGCCTCCGTCGCCTGATCGACCTCGGTGCCCCCGAGATCATCGTCAACAACGAGAAGCGGATGCTGCAGGAGGCCGTCGACGCGCTGTTCGACAACGGCCGCCGCGGTCGCCCGGTCACCGGCACGGGAAACCGTGCGCTGAAGTCGCTGTCCGACATGCTCAAGGGCAAGCAGGGCCGGTTCCGCCAGAACCTGCTCGGCAAGCGCGTGGACTACTCGGGCCGTTCGGTCATCGTCGTCGGTCCCCAGCTGAAGCTGCACCAGTGCGGTCTGCCCAAGCAGATGGCGCTGGAGCTGTTCAAGCCGTTCGTGATCAAGCGCCTCATCGACCTCGGTCACTCGCAGAACATCAAGGCCGCCAAGCGCGCCGTGGAGCGTACGCGCCCCGAGGTGTGGGACGTGCTCGAGGAGATTATCCGCGAGCGTCCCGTGCTGCTGAACCGTGCGCCCACGCTGCACCGCCTGGGCATCCAGGCGTTCGAGCCGCAGCTCGTGGAGGGCAAGGCCATCCAGCTGCACCCGCTCGTGTGCGCGGCGTTCAACGCCGACTTCGACGGTGACCAGATGGCCGTGCACCTGCCGCTGTCGGTCGAGGCCCAGGCCGAGGCCCGCATCCTGATGCTCGCGTCGAACAACATCCTGAAGCCGTCGGACGGCCGCCCGGTGACCCTGCCCTCGCAGGACATGATCATCGGCCTGCACCACCTGACCACGCTCAAGGAGGGCGCGACCGGCGAGGGCCGCGTGTTCGGCTCGGTCGGCGAGGCGATCCTGGCCAAGGACGAGGGCACCCTCGACCTGCAGGCGAAGGTCCGCATCCGCATCCCCGGGCTGAGCTTCCTCGAGGGCCAGGCCCCCGAGGGCTACGAGCGCCACGGCCTCGTGGACACCTCGCTCGGCCAGGCGATCTTCAACGACACGCTCCCCAAGGGCTACCCGTTCGTGCGGGAGCAGGCCGACAAGGGCAAGCTGTCGCAGATCGTCAACAAGCTGGCCGAGGAGTATCCCAAGGTGGAGGTCGCCGCGACCCTCGACCGCATCAAGGACGCCGGCTTCTACTGGGCCACGCGTTCGGGTGTGACGGTGGCGCTCAGCGACATCCTGACGCCTCCGAACAAGAAGGAGATCGTCGCCGGCTACGAGAAGCAGGCCGCGAAGGTCCAGGCGCAGTACGAGAAGGGCCTCACCACCGACGCCGAGCGTCGTCAGGAGCTCATCAAGATCTGGACCGAAGCAACCGACGAGGTCCAGAAGGCGATGCGCGACAACTTCCCGGAGGACAACACCATCAACCGCATGGTGTCCTCGGGAGCGCGTGGTAACTGGCTGCAGATCCGGAACATCGCCGGTATGCGAGGCCTGGTGAACAACCCCAAGGGTGAGATCATCCCCCGTCCGATCATCTCCTCGTACCGCGAGGGTCTGTCGGTGGCGGAGTACTTCATCGCGACGCACGGTGCCCGTAAGGGTCTGGCCGACACGGCCCTCCGTACGGCCGACTCGGGGTACCTCACGCGTCGTCTGGTGGACGTCTCGCAGGATGTCATCATCCGCGAGGAGGACTGCGGCACGTCGAAGGGCCTCGAGCTCCCGATCGCCGCGGCCGGTGCCGATGGCACGCTCGTCAAGGACGCGAACGTCGAGAACTCGGTGTTCGCCCGTACCCTCTCGTCCGACGTGGTCGACGCGCAGGGCACGGTCCTGGCCGAGGCCGGCGACGACGTGGGCGACGTGCTCATCAACAAGCTCGTCGAGGCGGGCGTCGAGAACATCAAGGTCCGCTCGGTCCTGACGTGCGACTCGGCGGTCGGTGTGTGCGCGAAGTGCTACGGCCGCTCGCTGGCCACCGGCAAGATGGTCGACATCGGTGAGGCCGTGGGCATCATCGCCGCCCAGTCGATCGGTGAGCCCGGCACGCAGCTGACGATGCGCACCTTCCACACCGGTGGGTCGGCGTCGGCGGAGGACATCACGCAGGGTCTTCCCCGTGTGCAGGAGCTCTTCGAGGCGCGTACCCCCAAGGGTGCCTCGCCGATCGCGGAGGCCGACGGCCGCATCGTGATCGACGAGACCGACAAGGCCAAGAAGGTCATCCTCACGCCCGACAACGGCGACGAGCCGGTCGTGTACCCCGTCCTCAAGCGCGCGACGCTTCTGGTCGAGGACGGCCAGCACGTCTCGGTGGGTCAGCCCCTCCTGGTCGGAACGCTCGACCCCAAGGAGGTCATGCGCGTGCAGGGTGCCCGCGAGGTGCAGAAGTACCTCGTCAACGGCGTCCAGGGCGTGTACCGCTCCCAGGGTGTGCCGATCCACGACAAGCACATCGAGGTCATCGTGCGCCAGATGCTGCGGAAGGTCACCGTGGTCGACCACGGCGACACGACGCTGCTCCCGGGCGAGCTGGTCGACTTCAAGAAGTACCAGAACATCAACCGGGAGACCGTGGCCGAGGGCAAGCGCCCCGCGTCGGGCCGCCCCGAGCTGATGGGTATCACGAAGGCGTCGCTCGCGACGGAGTCGTGGCTGTCGGCGGCATCGTTCCAGGAGACCACCCGCGTCCTGACGCAGGCGGCCATGGAGGGCAAGAGCGACCCGCTCGTCGGCCTCAAGGAGAACGTCATCATCGGAAAGCTCATCCCCGCCGGAACCGGACTTGCGAAGTACCGCAACGTCACGGTCGAGGCGACGGAGGAGGCCAAGAGCGAGCGGTACCCCAACCGCATCTTCGCCTCGGACGGCGCGTACAGCGACGCCGACCTGAGCTACGTCGACTTCGATAGCTTCTCGACGGACGACTTCACGCCCGGCACCTACAACTGA